A window from Chitinophaga filiformis encodes these proteins:
- a CDS encoding Tex family protein — MNSKHIALISAELNISARQAENTMNLLAEGSTVPFISRYRKEVTGSLDEVQIGKIEDLQKRYQEVDDRRAFIIKTITDQEKMTPELLEKLENTWALTELEDIYLPYKPKRKTRGTQAIEKGLEPLAKLLFEQQEAAPQSAAEQFLNEQVASTEEALKGARDIMAEWINENAELRDKLRKLFTHTAVLTSKVIEGKEEEGAKYKDYFDFSEEISAIPSHRILAILRGESEGFLYATISPAEEEATAIIDKQFVTGNNASSEQVKKAGADSYKRLLRPSLENEFRALGKEKADAEAIEVFAENLRQLLLAAPLGPKAVIAIDPGYRTGCKVVALDNQGNMLDNDVIYPLEKNYKRDDAEALLKRWAEKYDTAAIAVGNGTAGRETEEFVKKIDFGKKINVFMVNESGASVYSASEVAREEFPDFDVTVRGAVSIGRRLIDPLAELVKIDPKAIGVGQYQHDVNQSSLKQSLDRVVISCVNNVGVNLNTASKHLLAYVSGLGPSLAENIVKYRKENGAFKNRLQLKKVSRLGDKAFEQCAGFLRIENGDNPLDNSAVHPERYPLIETMAAKQQCTVQDLIAKEDLRKKINPKEYVSEEVGLLTLEDILKELDKPSRDPRDEIAIFEYAEGIRTMEDLKVGMTLPGVVTNITNFGAFVDIGVKQDGLVHISHLSNRFISNPNEAVKLNQKVTVTVLEVDPSRKRISLSMKDNEAPAASGGGQRKERRDGGKPSKQAAPAPLNDFQAKLMELKKKFN, encoded by the coding sequence ATGAATAGCAAACACATTGCGCTAATTTCAGCGGAGCTGAACATCTCAGCGCGACAAGCGGAGAACACCATGAATTTGCTGGCGGAAGGGTCTACCGTGCCTTTCATCAGTCGCTACCGTAAGGAAGTGACCGGTAGTCTGGACGAGGTACAGATCGGGAAGATCGAAGATCTCCAGAAGCGCTACCAGGAAGTGGATGATCGCCGCGCTTTCATTATCAAAACCATTACAGACCAGGAGAAAATGACTCCTGAGCTGCTGGAAAAACTTGAAAACACCTGGGCACTCACAGAACTGGAAGACATTTACCTCCCCTATAAACCAAAACGCAAGACCAGAGGTACGCAGGCAATCGAGAAAGGCCTGGAGCCGCTGGCCAAACTGCTCTTCGAACAACAGGAGGCGGCCCCGCAGAGCGCTGCAGAACAATTCCTGAACGAGCAGGTAGCGTCTACCGAAGAAGCGTTGAAAGGCGCACGTGATATCATGGCAGAATGGATCAACGAAAATGCCGAACTGCGTGATAAACTGCGTAAACTCTTTACCCACACTGCCGTACTGACTTCCAAAGTGATAGAAGGTAAGGAAGAAGAGGGCGCCAAATACAAAGATTACTTTGATTTCAGCGAAGAGATCAGCGCCATCCCATCCCACAGGATACTGGCTATCCTTCGCGGTGAATCAGAAGGATTCCTGTATGCTACCATCAGCCCTGCTGAAGAAGAAGCGACAGCGATCATAGATAAACAGTTCGTGACCGGCAATAACGCCAGCAGCGAGCAGGTGAAAAAAGCGGGTGCAGACTCTTACAAACGACTGCTTCGTCCATCACTGGAAAATGAGTTCCGTGCACTGGGAAAAGAGAAGGCAGATGCCGAGGCGATAGAAGTATTTGCGGAGAACCTGCGCCAGTTACTACTGGCAGCTCCATTAGGGCCTAAGGCGGTAATTGCCATTGACCCGGGTTACAGAACAGGTTGTAAGGTAGTAGCACTGGACAACCAGGGCAATATGCTGGACAACGATGTAATTTATCCGCTGGAGAAAAATTACAAGAGAGATGATGCGGAAGCCCTGCTGAAAAGATGGGCAGAAAAATATGATACTGCCGCCATTGCAGTGGGTAATGGCACCGCAGGTCGTGAAACAGAAGAATTTGTGAAGAAGATCGACTTCGGCAAGAAGATCAACGTTTTCATGGTAAATGAAAGCGGTGCTTCTGTTTATTCAGCATCCGAAGTGGCAAGAGAAGAATTCCCTGATTTCGATGTAACTGTACGTGGCGCCGTATCTATTGGCCGCAGGCTGATAGACCCGCTGGCAGAGCTGGTGAAAATAGATCCGAAAGCGATCGGTGTTGGTCAGTACCAGCACGACGTGAACCAGTCCAGCCTGAAACAGAGCCTTGACAGGGTGGTAATAAGCTGCGTGAACAATGTGGGCGTGAACCTGAACACCGCATCAAAACACCTGCTGGCATATGTATCTGGTCTGGGCCCTTCCCTGGCAGAGAACATCGTGAAGTACCGTAAAGAAAACGGCGCATTTAAGAACCGCTTACAGCTGAAGAAAGTAAGCCGCCTGGGTGATAAAGCGTTTGAACAGTGCGCGGGCTTCCTCCGTATTGAGAACGGCGACAACCCGTTGGACAACTCTGCAGTACACCCGGAGCGTTATCCCCTGATCGAAACCATGGCTGCCAAACAGCAGTGTACCGTTCAGGACCTGATCGCGAAAGAGGATCTGCGCAAGAAGATCAATCCGAAAGAATATGTAAGCGAAGAAGTAGGTTTACTGACCCTGGAAGACATCCTGAAAGAGCTGGATAAACCGAGCCGTGACCCACGTGACGAGATCGCTATCTTCGAATATGCGGAAGGCATCCGTACCATGGAAGACCTGAAGGTAGGCATGACCTTACCCGGAGTAGTGACCAACATCACCAACTTCGGCGCTTTCGTGGATATTGGTGTGAAACAGGATGGACTGGTACATATCTCCCACCTGAGCAACAGGTTTATCAGCAATCCGAATGAAGCGGTAAAGCTGAACCAGAAAGTGACGGTAACAGTGCTGGAAGTTGATCCTTCCCGTAAGCGTATTTCCCTGTCCATGAAAGACAATGAAGCGCCAGCCGCCAGTGGTGGTGGTCAACGGAAAGAAAGAAGGGACGGTGGTAAGCCATCCAAACAGGCTGCACCTGCTCCGCTGAATGATTTCCAGGCTAAACTGATGGAGCTGAAGAAGAAGTTCAATTAA
- a CDS encoding enoyl-CoA hydratase-related protein, translated as MQAQYLIIHQEVAPYVAHIQLNRPKELNALNLELMAELRDALKALDADDNVRVIIISGNEKAFAAGADIKQMAGKTAMDMYNIDQFSTWDTIKKTKKPLIAAVSGFALGGGCELVMLCDMIVASETARFGQPEIKIGVMPGAGGTQRLTRAVGKALAMEMVLTGRFISADEALRAGLINRVVPVELFLKEAIQLASEVAALSPLAVKMAKESVLKSFESSLEEGLHFERKNFYLLFASEDQKEGMQAFVDKRTPVFKGK; from the coding sequence ATGCAAGCACAATACCTTATCATACACCAGGAAGTGGCCCCCTATGTGGCCCATATCCAGTTAAACCGCCCCAAAGAACTGAATGCACTGAACCTTGAACTGATGGCAGAACTCAGGGACGCATTAAAAGCATTGGACGCGGACGACAACGTACGGGTCATTATTATCAGCGGTAATGAAAAAGCATTCGCCGCCGGGGCAGATATCAAACAGATGGCAGGTAAGACTGCAATGGATATGTATAACATAGACCAATTCAGTACCTGGGATACAATAAAAAAAACAAAGAAGCCGTTGATAGCGGCAGTAAGTGGTTTCGCGCTGGGTGGGGGATGTGAGCTGGTAATGCTTTGCGATATGATCGTAGCCAGTGAAACAGCGCGCTTCGGACAACCTGAAATAAAGATAGGTGTTATGCCGGGAGCCGGCGGTACACAACGCCTTACCCGTGCAGTTGGTAAGGCGCTCGCTATGGAGATGGTATTGACGGGACGTTTTATCAGTGCTGATGAAGCATTGCGCGCAGGTCTTATCAACCGGGTAGTACCGGTGGAACTTTTCCTGAAAGAAGCCATCCAACTGGCCTCAGAAGTAGCTGCTCTCAGTCCGCTGGCGGTGAAAATGGCCAAAGAATCCGTATTAAAATCATTTGAAAGCAGCCTGGAAGAGGGCCTGCATTTTGAACGTAAAAACTTCTATCTCCTGTTTGCCTCTGAAGATCAGAAAGAAGGCATGCAGGCTTTTGTTGATAAGAGGACACCTGTATTTAAAGGAAAATAA
- a CDS encoding DUF3667 domain-containing protein, whose protein sequence is MKTQPLRKEINCLNCGTDVPGRYCTNCGQENIVPHESFGHLVKEFAADLVHYDSKTLLTFKYLFTKPGFITKEYTAGKRVKFVHPVKLYIFSSFVFFFFYFTLTAHDNDAPLDKETKQKVENARRENKEVFANLPDSIKSGNLSTGDWFRRLSAVDSKEQYDSLQETLPEEYRDNSMQRKMARYFFSANKAGDGQTKEEKNHAQEELFQHNYPKMVFVLLPLFALYLRWMYDKKKWFYADHAIFSVHIHVFFFLFFLVCTALDALFHIEAFTSWGLLVIFAYLVIALKNTYGQSWGKSLAKGALVTFAYLITLLVVFISFVLTMTLLIA, encoded by the coding sequence TTGAAAACACAACCTCTAAGGAAAGAAATAAACTGCCTCAATTGTGGAACGGATGTTCCCGGCAGATATTGTACAAACTGCGGACAGGAAAATATTGTTCCCCATGAAAGTTTCGGCCACCTGGTAAAGGAATTTGCGGCCGATCTGGTACACTATGATTCGAAAACGCTGCTGACATTCAAGTATTTATTTACCAAACCGGGCTTTATTACCAAAGAATATACTGCCGGGAAAAGGGTGAAATTCGTACATCCTGTCAAACTGTATATTTTTTCATCCTTCGTCTTTTTCTTCTTTTACTTTACGCTGACCGCTCACGATAATGATGCGCCTCTGGATAAAGAGACCAAGCAGAAGGTCGAAAACGCCCGCCGGGAAAATAAGGAGGTTTTCGCGAACCTGCCGGATTCCATTAAGAGTGGTAACCTCTCTACAGGAGACTGGTTCAGAAGGCTGAGCGCTGTCGATTCCAAAGAGCAGTACGACTCCCTCCAGGAAACATTGCCGGAAGAATACCGTGACAATAGTATGCAACGCAAAATGGCCCGGTATTTTTTTTCCGCGAACAAGGCCGGCGATGGCCAGACGAAGGAGGAAAAAAATCATGCCCAGGAAGAGCTGTTTCAGCACAATTACCCTAAAATGGTATTTGTACTGCTGCCGCTTTTTGCCTTATACCTGAGATGGATGTACGATAAGAAAAAATGGTTTTACGCAGATCATGCTATCTTCTCTGTACATATTCATGTCTTTTTCTTCCTGTTTTTCCTGGTATGTACAGCGCTGGACGCACTCTTTCATATAGAGGCGTTTACCAGCTGGGGCCTTCTCGTTATATTTGCATACCTGGTGATAGCGCTGAAGAATACTTATGGACAATCATGGGGGAAATCACTGGCAAAGGGAGCCCTGGTAACATTCGCTTACCTGATTACACTGTTAGTTGTATTTATATCTTTTGTCCTTACGATGACGCTATTAATTGCGTAA
- a CDS encoding DNA-formamidopyrimidine glycosylase family protein, whose product MPEGPSIVILKEEVKPFTGKKVIDVAGYAKIDLERIRNKKITAFKSWGKHFLICFPGFTIRIHLLMFGTYRINEKKNSNPALHLQFDNGELNFYTCSVRIIETPLDEVYDWSGDVMNEHWDPAKAMAKLKKIPDTIAADALLDQDIFAGFGNIIKNEVLFRIRVHPASKIGNLPLKKKRELVKEAVNYSFDFLEWKREYKLKQHWLAHTKKICPRCHIPLVKEYLGTTNRRTFYCPNCQVLY is encoded by the coding sequence ATGCCAGAAGGACCATCCATTGTGATATTGAAAGAGGAAGTAAAGCCTTTCACCGGGAAGAAGGTCATTGATGTGGCCGGATATGCTAAAATTGACCTGGAGAGGATCCGCAATAAAAAGATCACTGCTTTCAAAAGCTGGGGTAAACACTTTCTCATCTGTTTTCCCGGCTTTACCATCAGGATTCACCTGCTGATGTTCGGTACCTACCGTATCAATGAAAAAAAGAACAGCAACCCCGCACTGCACTTACAGTTTGACAATGGTGAACTGAATTTTTATACCTGCTCCGTAAGGATCATCGAAACGCCGTTGGATGAGGTGTACGACTGGAGCGGCGATGTGATGAATGAGCATTGGGATCCGGCCAAAGCCATGGCTAAACTGAAGAAGATACCGGACACCATCGCAGCAGACGCCCTGCTGGACCAGGACATCTTCGCTGGGTTTGGTAATATTATCAAGAACGAAGTGTTGTTCCGGATCAGGGTACACCCTGCCAGTAAAATAGGGAACCTGCCCCTGAAAAAGAAACGGGAACTGGTGAAGGAGGCTGTAAATTATAGTTTTGATTTCCTCGAATGGAAAAGGGAATATAAACTAAAGCAACACTGGCTGGCGCATACAAAGAAGATCTGTCCACGTTGCCATATCCCGCTCGTAAAAGAGTATCTGGGTACCACCAACCGGCGCACCTTTTACTGCCCGAATTGCCAGGTGCTGTATTGA
- a CDS encoding DUF3037 domain-containing protein — MQEKHLFEYAVIRVMPRVEREEFLNAGVILYCKKHRFLQAMITLNEDRLRAFAPETDISEVKTYLEAFDCIAKGGKQAGPIGQLDLASRFRWLTATRSTVVQAGKVHPGLCEDPEKALVRLHEQLVL; from the coding sequence ATGCAAGAAAAACACTTATTTGAGTACGCTGTCATCCGCGTTATGCCGAGAGTGGAACGGGAAGAGTTTCTCAATGCCGGTGTCATTCTCTATTGCAAAAAACACAGGTTCTTACAGGCAATGATTACGCTGAATGAAGACCGCTTGCGTGCATTTGCTCCGGAAACAGATATCAGTGAAGTAAAGACATACCTCGAGGCTTTTGATTGTATAGCCAAAGGTGGTAAGCAGGCCGGTCCGATCGGACAGCTTGATCTTGCTTCCCGCTTCCGTTGGCTGACTGCCACGCGAAGCACTGTCGTACAGGCGGGAAAGGTACATCCCGGTCTCTGCGAAGATCCGGAGAAAGCCCTGGTCAGACTACATGAACAACTGGTACTATAA
- a CDS encoding HipA family kinase: protein MMSKQPELRTVNVTRYVTPLREGGSLPAIAEADDGFLYVLKFRGAGQGIKALIAEVIGGEIARRLGMKVPEIVFANLDNAFGRTEPDEEIQDLLKASEGLNLALHYLSGAITYDPTVAVIDPLTASRIVWLDCLLTNVDRTARNTNMLMWHKELWLIDHGASLYFHHSWDNWQEQAKRPFIQVKDHVLLPQADGLEKVDAAFREILTPEQIRAIISVVPDEWLLTLSHHGTPDEIRAVYAEFLITRIANSGIFVNEAQNARKTLI, encoded by the coding sequence ATGATGAGTAAACAACCCGAACTGAGAACTGTCAATGTGACCAGGTATGTGACTCCATTGCGTGAAGGAGGCTCCTTACCTGCCATCGCAGAGGCAGATGATGGGTTCCTGTACGTACTGAAGTTCCGTGGCGCAGGACAGGGAATTAAGGCTTTGATCGCTGAAGTGATCGGAGGAGAGATAGCCCGCAGATTAGGTATGAAAGTACCGGAGATCGTTTTTGCCAACCTCGATAATGCTTTCGGTCGCACCGAGCCGGATGAAGAGATCCAGGACCTGCTGAAGGCCAGCGAAGGCCTGAACCTGGCCCTGCATTACCTGTCGGGCGCCATTACCTACGATCCTACAGTTGCTGTGATCGATCCGCTGACGGCCTCCCGTATCGTATGGCTGGATTGCCTGCTCACCAATGTTGACCGCACCGCCCGAAATACCAATATGCTCATGTGGCATAAAGAACTATGGCTCATCGATCATGGCGCTTCCCTGTATTTCCACCATTCATGGGATAACTGGCAGGAACAGGCCAAACGCCCCTTCATACAGGTGAAAGACCATGTATTGCTGCCCCAGGCTGACGGACTGGAGAAAGTGGATGCCGCCTTCCGTGAGATCCTGACGCCTGAACAGATTCGTGCGATCATTTCCGTGGTGCCCGATGAATGGTTGCTTACATTATCCCATCATGGTACGCCAGACGAAATAAGAGCCGTATATGCGGAATTTTTGATCACCCGGATAGCCAATTCCGGAATATTTGTAAATGAAGCGCAAAATGCAAGAAAAACACTTATTTGA
- a CDS encoding tetratricopeptide repeat protein yields the protein MNNLNRTLCLLLLLCNTTRVLAQSSVNRNRVMEYLQDQQYDEAIAYLRPAVDSNDARQVALLAYTYYQAGKVPEAVNYYEKVLQLDSNHLTAHQCLAVINLQQERPLTALSHYKKVVQLRPQSAVAWKQLGFAAFSSFQQDSGFAWLSKAYTLNPSDARVVSRLAEEWIERKRFGAADTLINTFLAKDSSSAIVLMTGARTAYLLKDYQRTLILGEKLKQLNISSSNTFIYVSAAAFYLKKYEDCIAVNEYLTARNASSENIIYYAAMAYTQLKQYEESNKLLQTCINMAKSPGLDNYYTGMSVNYEALGQYKPAIANLDTAYYMFHQPLKQYSIGRIYDAHLKNDAMATRYYRRYIQLYKGETPEEKEIYNYLKTRIQK from the coding sequence ATGAACAACCTGAACAGGACATTATGCCTGCTTTTGCTGTTATGCAACACAACCAGGGTCCTTGCCCAGTCTTCCGTGAACAGGAACCGTGTAATGGAATACCTGCAGGACCAGCAGTATGACGAGGCGATTGCCTATCTCCGGCCGGCGGTGGACAGTAATGATGCCCGCCAGGTAGCCCTGCTGGCTTATACGTATTATCAGGCAGGAAAGGTACCGGAAGCGGTAAACTATTATGAAAAGGTATTGCAGCTCGACAGTAATCACCTGACGGCCCACCAGTGCCTTGCTGTGATCAACCTCCAGCAGGAACGTCCGCTGACGGCCCTGTCGCATTATAAAAAAGTGGTCCAGCTTCGTCCTCAAAGCGCTGTTGCCTGGAAGCAACTGGGCTTCGCTGCCTTCTCTTCCTTTCAGCAGGATTCCGGTTTCGCCTGGCTGAGTAAGGCATATACACTGAATCCATCCGATGCCAGGGTCGTGTCACGACTCGCGGAAGAATGGATAGAGAGAAAACGCTTTGGTGCAGCAGATACCCTGATAAACACTTTCCTCGCTAAAGATTCGTCGTCCGCAATCGTCCTGATGACAGGCGCCAGGACCGCCTACCTGCTGAAAGATTATCAGCGCACGCTGATATTGGGAGAGAAACTGAAGCAATTGAACATCTCTTCCTCCAATACCTTCATCTATGTGTCGGCAGCCGCTTTTTACCTTAAGAAATATGAGGATTGCATTGCCGTAAATGAGTATCTCACTGCGCGGAATGCCAGTTCTGAAAATATCATTTATTACGCTGCTATGGCTTATACACAGCTAAAGCAGTATGAAGAAAGCAATAAGCTGCTGCAAACCTGTATCAATATGGCAAAGTCGCCCGGCCTGGATAATTACTATACGGGCATGTCTGTCAACTATGAAGCATTGGGCCAATACAAACCCGCTATTGCCAACCTGGATACAGCCTATTACATGTTCCATCAGCCACTGAAACAATATAGTATCGGCCGCATTTACGATGCGCATCTGAAGAACGATGCTATGGCCACACGTTATTACAGGCGCTATATCCAGCTGTATAAAGGAGAAACACCGGAAGAAAAGGAAATTTACAACTATCTGAAAACACGCATTCAGAAATAG
- a CDS encoding lipocalin family protein yields the protein MRRSSLLPAILFSACMLSCSKDNNDPAPTVDRDAPTTGTWRVTLFTERGTNETSDFDGYTFTFDSNGSALASKNSTNRNGTWSINSSATEFNLDFGAKGDANKPLGELTDDWKIISVTATEIKLKDDNDASDEFLTFNQD from the coding sequence ATGAGAAGAAGCAGCTTATTACCGGCAATACTATTCTCTGCGTGTATGCTGTCATGCAGCAAGGACAATAACGATCCTGCGCCAACCGTTGACCGGGACGCACCTACAACTGGTACATGGCGGGTAACGTTGTTCACTGAGCGCGGCACAAATGAGACCAGCGATTTCGATGGCTACACTTTTACGTTTGACAGTAACGGATCGGCCCTTGCATCGAAAAACAGTACGAACAGGAACGGCACATGGAGCATTAACAGCAGTGCTACGGAATTTAACCTTGACTTTGGTGCAAAAGGTGATGCCAATAAGCCATTGGGAGAACTGACAGATGATTGGAAAATCATATCGGTCACTGCCACAGAGATCAAACTAAAAGATGACAATGATGCCAGTGATGAATTTTTGACCTTTAACCAGGATTAA
- a CDS encoding NAD(P)H-binding protein, whose amino-acid sequence MHVILGASGQVGSAIVTQLIEKGESVKGVVRDEKKAGKLEKTGAAVAVADVSDLPALVAAFQDGSTLFALTPESGHERNVIGETKDILENYRKALASSPIKKVVGLSSIGAQYETGTGNLVMSYLLEHAFTGMPLKQLFVRPAYYFSNWMMYLGTVIDNGTLPTFFPPELSIPMVSPEEVATFVANVIQKEEEDGKIFELTGPAAYSSNDVAKAFSDALGKEVKAVQIPKEQWESTLREIGFSPDAIRNFIEMTDAVISGKAMPEKKNTVQVKLKTTLKDYIQQHVPAEESTTTKSKAKSKRTKSKV is encoded by the coding sequence ATGCATGTCATTCTTGGAGCTTCAGGACAAGTTGGTTCTGCTATTGTTACCCAGCTTATAGAAAAAGGGGAATCGGTCAAAGGCGTTGTCAGAGATGAAAAGAAAGCCGGTAAACTGGAAAAAACAGGCGCCGCTGTTGCGGTTGCCGACGTCAGTGATCTACCCGCACTGGTGGCTGCATTCCAGGATGGCAGCACGCTCTTTGCACTCACACCCGAAAGCGGTCACGAGCGAAATGTGATCGGCGAGACAAAAGATATTCTCGAAAACTACAGGAAAGCCTTAGCCAGTTCGCCTATTAAAAAAGTAGTAGGCCTTTCTTCCATTGGCGCACAGTACGAAACAGGAACGGGGAACCTGGTGATGTCTTATCTGCTGGAACATGCATTTACGGGTATGCCGCTGAAACAGCTCTTCGTACGTCCGGCCTATTATTTCAGCAACTGGATGATGTATCTGGGTACTGTGATAGACAATGGTACATTGCCTACTTTTTTTCCGCCGGAGCTGTCTATTCCAATGGTGTCGCCAGAGGAAGTAGCGACTTTTGTAGCAAATGTGATACAGAAAGAGGAAGAAGATGGAAAAATATTTGAGCTGACTGGTCCTGCTGCTTATAGTAGTAACGATGTGGCCAAAGCCTTTTCTGATGCGCTGGGCAAGGAAGTAAAAGCAGTGCAGATCCCTAAAGAGCAGTGGGAAAGCACATTACGTGAAATAGGATTTTCGCCGGACGCCATCAGGAACTTTATAGAAATGACGGATGCTGTGATATCAGGAAAGGCTATGCCTGAAAAGAAAAATACCGTGCAGGTAAAACTGAAAACTACCCTGAAGGATTACATTCAGCAGCATGTACCTGCGGAGGAATCTACTACCACCAAAAGCAAGGCTAAAAGCAAGAGAACGAAGAGCAAAGTTTAA
- a CDS encoding Hsp20/alpha crystallin family protein, whose product MSLIKRNGNTFSSLPSLFDDFFSRELFNWGNNNFSATSTTVPSVNIRETADNYEVEVAAPGMEKKDFKVTLDDNLLTISSSKQQQQEKKDDNYTRREFSYQSFQRSFELPKNVVDEDKIIARYENGLLHLTIPKREEAKQKAPRTIEIA is encoded by the coding sequence ATGTCACTCATCAAAAGGAATGGAAACACATTTTCCTCACTCCCTTCGCTGTTCGACGACTTCTTTAGCCGTGAACTCTTCAACTGGGGAAACAACAATTTCTCAGCAACCAGTACTACAGTTCCATCTGTAAACATCAGGGAAACTGCCGACAACTATGAAGTAGAAGTAGCGGCCCCAGGTATGGAAAAGAAAGACTTTAAAGTTACACTTGACGATAACCTGCTGACTATTTCATCCAGCAAACAGCAGCAACAGGAAAAGAAAGATGATAATTATACCAGGAGGGAATTCAGCTACCAGTCATTCCAGCGTAGTTTTGAACTACCTAAAAATGTGGTAGATGAGGATAAGATCATTGCCCGTTACGAAAACGGTCTCTTACATCTCACTATTCCAAAACGGGAAGAAGCTAAACAAAAAGCACCCCGTACTATTGAGATAGCATAA
- a CDS encoding DinB family protein, which produces MKALLFIQVFTLFIGLSGICIAQSTNEEMVKEWERAKAYTKEYLDAMPEKDYALKPKPEMRSFADQMLHITDANYGLVAAATGEKSPYGMGEFEKSGNKSKAEVIKAVMEGYDFVINDIKNLPADKLNEKITLFGKFDMTRRVALEKAFEHQTHHRGQTTVYLRLAGVTPPEEKLF; this is translated from the coding sequence ATGAAAGCACTTTTATTCATTCAGGTATTCACACTGTTTATTGGATTATCCGGCATTTGCATTGCCCAGTCAACAAATGAGGAAATGGTAAAAGAATGGGAAAGGGCAAAAGCTTATACGAAAGAATATCTCGATGCCATGCCGGAGAAAGATTATGCCCTGAAGCCCAAGCCAGAAATGCGCTCTTTTGCAGACCAGATGCTGCACATTACAGATGCCAACTATGGCCTGGTAGCGGCAGCTACCGGTGAAAAAAGCCCATATGGTATGGGGGAATTTGAAAAATCAGGCAACAAGTCAAAGGCTGAAGTGATCAAAGCTGTCATGGAAGGATATGACTTCGTGATCAATGATATTAAAAATCTGCCGGCAGATAAACTGAACGAAAAAATCACCTTATTCGGCAAATTCGATATGACGAGGAGAGTTGCATTAGAAAAAGCATTTGAGCATCAAACGCATCATCGTGGACAAACTACCGTGTATCTGCGTCTTGCGGGAGTGACACCTCCTGAAGAAAAATTGTTTTGA
- a CDS encoding winged helix-turn-helix transcriptional regulator: MQTYERKTPEDLDCGVTVFMKVLGAKWKPCIVDLISRGHTRPSEIHKQLVAATPRVVDMQLKELEYYGIVTKKVRKGFPLHVDYSLTDMGKSLLPVIVSMDQWGAAYSGKVKKVSSGPQSSSCLISATE, from the coding sequence ATGCAGACATACGAAAGAAAGACTCCCGAAGACCTGGACTGTGGTGTCACTGTATTCATGAAAGTACTTGGTGCAAAATGGAAGCCCTGTATTGTAGATCTTATCAGCAGAGGACACACAAGGCCCAGCGAAATACATAAACAACTTGTTGCTGCGACGCCACGGGTGGTTGACATGCAACTTAAAGAGCTTGAATATTACGGTATTGTCACAAAGAAAGTACGGAAAGGATTTCCTTTACACGTAGATTATTCCCTTACTGATATGGGCAAAAGCCTTCTTCCTGTTATTGTATCGATGGATCAATGGGGAGCGGCCTATTCCGGGAAGGTGAAGAAGGTAAGTTCAGGGCCGCAATCGTCTTCCTGCCTGATTTCTGCTACCGAATAA
- a CDS encoding DUF2306 domain-containing protein, which produces MKNLSAAAPSRGISDVLKVMIWAAIVATTWYFMHGADHFLQLTPEALGKYFKLKWVLLLHITAGGGALVLGPLQFWERLRTNNWKLHRIIGTLYLLAILASSTCAVILAFTTAYAINWAYAFSLQVWVSVWISSSFIAWWTVRKRQIKLHKEWMTRSYIVTLAFVISGLAIKLPVVQSLGNFADISPSLFWMGWAVPLYVYEVILSLRQKKAGRAQATMNTHQK; this is translated from the coding sequence ATGAAAAATTTATCTGCTGCCGCTCCTTCACGGGGGATAAGCGATGTCCTTAAAGTAATGATCTGGGCTGCCATTGTAGCCACCACCTGGTATTTCATGCATGGTGCTGATCATTTCCTGCAACTTACCCCGGAAGCACTTGGTAAATACTTTAAACTGAAATGGGTATTGCTGCTCCATATTACTGCCGGAGGAGGCGCGCTCGTTCTCGGGCCTTTGCAATTCTGGGAGCGGCTGAGAACCAACAACTGGAAGCTGCACCGCATCATCGGCACCCTTTATCTCCTGGCTATCCTGGCAAGCAGTACCTGTGCAGTGATCCTGGCTTTCACCACCGCCTATGCCATCAACTGGGCATATGCATTTTCATTACAGGTATGGGTAAGCGTATGGATATCCTCATCGTTCATTGCATGGTGGACCGTGCGTAAAAGGCAGATCAAACTGCACAAAGAGTGGATGACCAGGAGTTATATTGTGACGCTGGCTTTTGTGATATCGGGGTTGGCAATAAAACTACCTGTTGTACAATCGCTTGGGAATTTTGCTGATATTTCCCCTTCCCTTTTCTGGATGGGATGGGCTGTTCCCCTGTATGTGTATGAAGTGATATTATCACTCCGGCAGAAAAAAGCCGGCCGGGCACAAGCTACAATGAATACACATCAAAAATAA